The genomic segment TTTCTTTGGAGAAGTTAATGATATAAAACTGTATTCTCCAATCATCTGCAGGACTTGCATAATTTTTCAGAACGAGATTTAAGCTTGATCATCGTTCGGAAAGAAAGCATTTGGCAACGTATTCCCGTGTGACGGGCCGCCCGCCAGCTCCGCGACGGCGACTTCAGTATCGCGCAGGAGTCCGTGAGAGCAGCGCGTGCAGGCGTCTCGGACGACAGCGCTCTCGACACTCCGCGCTTCCTGTATCTCGCACAAACTTACTACGAGTCACGGGCCAGCCAAAGCTACGTGTCTGTGCTTATACTGAATCAAAAACTTGCCTGGAGTGTGTGTAACACATTTAATCAGCAATATTATAACGACGTGCACAGGGCCACTGGTCAAGCCGCTCTGAGACACTGCATAAAAAGTTACACGTATCGATGGACGGCtatatgtaagggaaaaaaaacgaagttaACGGAACCTTACCGTGTAGCCATCCTGCAGTTGAGCCAGGAGGCGCGGCGAATGGGAGTCGTGAAATACAGTCGAGCGGCGCCTTGACCAACACGACTTCCGGTGACAGGCAGCGGCAACGGAAGtctggctgaaaaaaaaaaaaaaaacttgtttagTGCCAGTCGACCTGACGCTGTGCCGCCCACCACTCATAACAGGTCGTGCGCCACCCAGGCTCCGaggctccctccctcacctgcactGGTGCTACGGAGACGTGATTAATAgacaataaatatacatatgtgTGAGTGCATCATAGCGAGAAAATATTTATGCATGTATTAGTGTGAGTGAACCAAAGGACAGTCTGAATTCATTGGATAAATAAATTTACCCAGTGTGTCGTGAGCAGTGTTGTTGTCGAAacataacgtaaaaaaaaaaaaagtcagcacAGTGGAGGCTGCGTGTGAGCGTTACTGACCGCCCAGCAGTGGTGCCGTCTGTAAAAGTGACTCGAAAGTGGCTGACTTGTTTCTCGTGAAAACTGACAACTATTGTTCCTTCAGAGGTGAGAcaaccctccccccctcctgcCGCCCTTCCATTCTACCACTCACTAgactccccttctttccttctctcactcgcGCCATAAAAGTCTGAATGTCTGGGAAGTGGAGACACTATTCTTGTCAGACAGATTCAAGGCTGAAGTGAAGAGATAGAGATTGAATTGTTACTTGCAGAGTGAGGGAGTCCCTGGCTGGCCGACACCTGTGTGGGCCAGCTGACACTTGTGTGCTTGTGACTGAGAGCTCTGCTGGCTGCCATGCTAGATTGTCGCCTCACCTGACGCAGTGAGACCGTAATGGCGTCTCGGTGGGGGAAAGTTGGGGTTGTGGTGCTGCTCACGGCAGCCCTTGTGATGGTGGAGTCCTCCGGCCATTGCCcccctcagtgtgtgtgtcggtggaaAAATGGCAAAGAAACAGTCGAATGCAGGGACCAACAGCTGATAAGTGTGCCTTCTGTAGTTGATACAGACACACAAGTTTTGGATCTGACTGGCAATAATCTTCAGACTTTGCCTAAATATGTCTTCAAAAGAGCAGGACTCATTAACCTCCAAAAAATATACCTGGCTAACTGCAATATTGGCAATATTGATAACACAGCTTTTGCACAGCTCACTAACTTAGTGGAGCTCGACCTGAGTGACAACCTGCTGACAGAGGTTCCTGCTCAGGCCTTCTCTCACGTTCCTGCCCTGAGGGACCTGCAGCTTCGGGGGGAACAGACTACAGAAGATCCGTAGTAACAGCTTCGACCACACTCCCTCTCTGGTACGTCTCGACCTCAGCTTCTCGCGTATCAAAAGTGTGTCGCCCCGGGCCTTCGATAATCTTTCCCTTCTGGAAAAGATTGAACTTCAGGGTAATCAACTCACAGAGCTTCCTGTGGCCGCTGTGAGAACCTTGGAACGTGTTCATGAGCTGGATGTTCACGAAAATAACTGGATATGTGACTGTCGAGCTTTGCCACTCTGGCGGCTGCTGGAGGTGAACAGAGTCCCCCACCCGGTGTCTCCGTCCTGCGGCAGTCCTGAGCGAATCAAAGAGCGAGCTTTTCATAATCTGAAGGAAGAAGATTTCGCCTGTCCTCCCCACATCCGGCCCAATGATCGCATCGTGCAGGGATTTGCGGGGGAGAATGCCACCATCGCCTGTCCCGTGGACGGTCAGCCCCCTCCTCAGGTTAAGTGGTTCAAGGGAGAGGCCCCTGTGGTGAATGGATCCGTGATAGGGCTGGGCCCTCAGCGCTTCTACGTCATTACAGAGGGCAACAGTAAGGTGGTGAGTCGTCTGGTTATCACCGGAGCGCAGGAGACAGACTCGGGCCCGCTGCGGTGTGTGGCGATCAACTCTGCTGGGTCAGCGACTGCCAACTTCACCCTGGCGGTCACGATGCGGGCGGCGACGCAGGCCAAACTAGGCTCAGGACACATCGCCGGGATATCGGTGGGGCTGGTGGTGCTGGCCCTCATTGCCCTGGTGGTGGGGTTTCTGATCCTGGCTCGCTCCCGCACCCATTCTTCCCCAACTCCCGTCAAGGACTCTCCCACCACGCCCTCTTCAGCTGAACCCTCTCCTAGTGAACCTAATCCCGTACAGAAGCCTCCACGCCTCACGGACGTCAACGGGTCTCCTGCCACTTACAAATCCTCAGCCTTGGGCAATCCTGACGTGATTAACGAGGCTGAGCGAGCCGTGAGGGCAGTGAATGGCCATCTTCCAAACGGCTCAGTTGTCCAGCAAGTGAGCGAGGGAGGAGATTATACTCGTGTAGAAGGAGACTCTTTGTATCCTAGTGGACTGTGGCCCGAGGAAGCTGGTCCTCCCGAGGGTGCTGACAACCCAGCTCCTTCAAGGGTTATTCATGAACATTTCAACCCCGGATACATGCCCAATGACCCGGCCTACGATACCTACGGGCCGCTGCACTCCACTCCGTATCGACCTGGTTACGGTTCTCATGGTGAAGTTGACCCTCAAATCTATGGCTACCCAGCAGACTACGGGCTTCCTATTCCCGAGGCAGGGCACGACCCTCGGGCTGAAGAGTGGGACATGAATGACCTCCGTGGACCACAGGAGGGCATCGAGTCCCAGGCAGACACTTACAACTCCAGACAACAACTGTATGAGTCACAACAGGAGATGTATAACTCAGGACAGAACCCAAAGGACTCCGGCCAGGACCTTTACGGAGTGACGACGGGCCGGCCACCAGTCTACGGCTACAGGCAAGAGATGTTTGGCTCCCGGGAGAACGTGGCCGAGGGTGCCGAGAGTCCACAATCTCCCATTCAGCCTCTCGGGGAGCGGCCGTGGGTGCCGGGGTCCCAGGCGCCGCCCCACGCTCGCGGGGGTGTGCCTGTCCTCCCTCCTCTACCAAATGGTGTGGCCAGTCGCATCAAAGCTCGTGACTCTCCCGACGAAGGATACCAGGAGGGGACGGAAGTGTAGCGGGATTGCAGGGCCCGTCAGAGCGGCGGTCCCTGCTTAACCCCGCCCAAGTCCCCACGCACCTCTAGCTCGTCTGCCCCTGTCTCCTCCCGCCCGTCTTCTCCCCACAACTCTCAGCCCTCATCTCAGAGTCCTCATAGTGACCGACGCCGTGACCTGATCCGTGACGTGGAGTGCAGTCACTCTGGCACTGAGGGTTGAGGCACAGCTCGAGTGACATGAGTGCCAGTCATGGAGTCGCCCAGGACAGCGGCAGCGTGACGCGCgccaaagagaagaaagagacttACGCTGCTCCGTGTCGCATCGAGGTGGGACAGACATTACTGTCTCCAGACGGCGACTAGCAAGGAGCCACCAGGCGTCTGAGTGTAAGTTGGAGAAACTATTTGGCGaaggagcagtggtggtgatgtacagAGCCGAGCCACGTTGTATATATAGTGTATACAAGGTACTACTTAGTAATTGTTAAACTGAAAAAAGAGTGACCCGAAACCAAAGTTTAAATCTGCCGCGTCCCTCTGAGTCTCAGGTGGTCGAGGCCCACTGGTCAccagatcgtgtgtgtgtgtgtgtgtatgtgtgggcgCAGCTGCTTAGTCTCGACCGGGGCAGCTGCCCGGCACTAGCTGACACTAAACTTCAACAAATAATGTATCTATCGTGCGTAAAATGACGTTGTACTTGGTGTTGATTGTTTTTCGATGCTATAAATATATCTACTATCTCGAGAAGCAGTACAGAGGATGACCCTCGGGGCGACAGGCGGCGTCTCCCACACCGCCAATAACATGTTACTTTAATAATTAAGACCAATAACAATACTcgctttattatttctttttaaagtCCCCACcgaacacacttttttttttttttttttttttttacatccttaAAGTCGGTGTGAAGCCCAGAaggccccctccccctccccctcgagACCCTGACCCCGCCGACCGCCCGTGGTGGGAGGGGGACGCAGCCGCCTCCAGGGACTCACCCGAGGACATATACGAGTTTGCGTGGAGTATTTTCGTGTGTAGTAAAGTTAATGTCATGGCGGAGCCGCCTGTCAGGCCGTGGACGGGCAACCGGGGACGACTGACTCGCACACCCCGCCAGCCCGCCCCGACGACCCACCCGGAACTGCCCGGAACTGCCAGCTCGTGGGCGTGAGGTGCTGGCTGAGAACCACCAGGCTGGACTGTGTCAATGGCATCACAGTATCATGTGTCTAGCCTGACTTGTGATAATAGAGGGCGTGAAGGTTGAAGTGATGACTAGTCTGTCTAATGAAATATCACTGCTTGAGTTAATTTTATTTGCTGACACCGGAAGCGGACGCAGACTGTCTCCCAGCCCAGTTTTCTTACTCAACAGCACTGGTAATTAATAATGCAAGTGTTGCTCAGCTACCAAATAATATTTCAGTATGGCTAAATTTAGCAAATCGCTAGGTAACACTGGCTTCAGCATTCTTCTCGCAGGTCAACACAAGTGAAGagtcttttattttcatcacctTTGGTTCTAACGCGGGCTCTAGCCGATGCCACTGACACACAACTACCTTTGTGTTGACGACTTGCGTAGCATCCAACCCTGCCTGTCCGAGGCTCCGAGCCTCACTCAGTCAGCGGGTACTCGCCTGGCCGGTCGGGTCGTCGCGGGTGAGGCTGGCAGAACACGACGTGCCAAATACACCACCACGAGTCCCCGGTGGCTCGCAGCCGACATCCAGGCTTACGCATTCACTAGACCCAAAGTTATGTAGAGCTTTAACAGCCCGGCCACAGGTTATCCAGTTCGCTcaggtgagaaggaagaggtaaagagACCCACCTTGTGATTAGCTCACGGCTTGAGTGCCCTGAGTGGCTGCTGCTGCCGAATAATTGCCTGTTTTGCTTCTCGCTagtctgacacggaagcaagaccatttgtttgtttttctctcagaTTGCCTCCGGCTCGCCCTCATAACTACCTGAAATCAGAATGAGAAACACAGTAAATTGCTGCATAATGAAGCTACTATATTGCTGCACTTTATTTGAATAGCGCTGACAGCTGCTGCTTGATGAAATGTCCATAATCACGAGGGGAAAAATCATAAAACTTAGTGAAGAAACACTTTGCTGGGGCGTAATAAGTTTTACTATGAACATGAATACCTGGGGAAGCttgattggtggtggtgcaggaggggAGAGACTTTCGAGGCACAAAAAGTAACTCCACAACGACGCTGCTCTTCAGTATATCAAGCGAAGAAATTGATATCAGAGCAGTGCACtcattaataaaaaaggaaTGTTCTCTGCAGTTTCACCTTCAGTAACTGCTTTTGCTTCCCAGTGACGCCGCTAGCAGACTTGTACGGGCTCTTTAACATGCACCCTTTGGCGAAACTCACTTGGAGCCCACCAACACGAGGCAACGAGAGTCAATACCTGAGAAAGTTTAgagtcactaccaccaccaccaccaccaccacggctatGATGACTCTCAGAGGGAATCATACTGCCAAGGTCATCCCGGAGAGTCCCCTCAACACTGAAAATGACTGTAATTTGTTCGAGTGAGGTGTCATGAATGCTCCTTCAGCCAAATGTTGAAGCCTTGATGGTCTTTTATTGGAAGGCTGGCGCTggaggtgacggtggtggtggtggtggtaatggtgtgtgtgtgtgtgtgtgtgtgtgtgtgtgtgtgtgtgtgtgtgtgtgtgtgtgtgtgtgtaccaaagGACAGCTAACACTACAATGTCCACAAAGCAATTCAttaatcatacacacacacacacacacacacacacagaaagattaTGTACTTTATGTAGATGTAATGTTGTTGGAGATGAATATCATATTTTATTGTCATGCCCTAATGATAACATCGTGGAGCTCAGAAACAAATATATTCCAAATTATTATAGAAATAACCCAACAGTGAATAAGTTTATCCAATTAATGCAAAGTAAAAGTCAATATATTTTGtctaacatttctctttttttaaaagctacctataattttttttaggtaacagaaagttgatttatataagttgttagtgtttgtttgtatctgaaataattgcaggagctgtgctccatactttgtATCACAAAGTCTGAGCATGTAAataaatctgaatctgaatctgaatcacacacacacacacacacacacacacacacacacacacacacacacacacacacacacacacacacacacacacacacacacacacacacacacacacacacacacacactctctctctctctctctctctctctctctctctctctctctctctctctctctctctctctctctctctctctctctcacacacacacacacacacacatacacacacacacacacacacacacacacacacacacacacacacacacacacacacaactcactcATCAGGCCTCCGggggaaatcttgttaatctctacCTGCGTGATatctaaatgaagaaagaaatatgtatCGCCTTAATGACTTACAATCTTAGAGCAGACCACGGGTTCCCTCACGCtatggtggaaggaagaggtggattgGTACACATAATCTGATATCTACCCTGAGCCAAGTTTAAGAGTTCTGTTCCCAGATTTTCAGGTAGTGTCTGAATATATAattgagatggaagagaaggagcaggaggagaaggaggaggaggaggagatgtaaaTGAAGgtggacaaagaaaagaaggaaaaagcgaGTGTGGTGAAGAGAATGTGTTTATTAAGATGAATAGTAATAAgattagatgagagagagagagagagagagagagagagagagagagagagagagagagagagagagagagagagagagagagagagagagagagggagagagagagagagagagtcctttaaAAGGTACTTattgctcactcactcacacacacacacacacacacacacacacacacacacacacacacacacacacctcattctTAGCCACTGTGGGGGTGACTCATATTTTCCACGGTGATTAAAGTTTCCAATGGAGTCTAAATGAACGCGTGCGGTCACAAACGTTCACTTACGAAGCGCTAATTAGTTTGCCGGCCCACTGGTGAACGGCAATTGTCAGGCGTGATTGGTGATGATTGCAAGGTTTAAAATGCTATAATTACACCTACTGACactgatttttttgttatttatcgaATTATTATCctgtcctccccttccctctgctttctctctctctctctctctctctctctctctctctctctctctctctctcggtgcgcACGGTCAGCTGTTGGATGCTTTTTGTTGGCTTGTATGGTTAATTTGTGGTGCAGTACATGGGGTTGAAAATAGGCGTGATTAGTTCACTGGGTGTGTATAATGTCATCAATACTTGCTATTCTGtgctttttattaattttggttTTACTAGTGATCTTAATGCtttcactactactgcttctgttggtggtggtgctactgatgttactacttctactagtactaacatcaataataataataataataataataataataataataataataataataataataataataataatgataataacaatatcaataccacctctaccactaccgccaccaaaAAACATAAGTCACAAAAGCATTACGCAACAAACACcgtgtcactcactcactctcatttCTCCCAACTCGAGCacgaaccacacacacacccagccaaGCAACATACAATACGTGAGTCGCTACGCCAAATAACTCACCCTCGCCGGTTAATTCACAGTACTTAATCGATTCATTTCCGAGTCGTCAACTTTATCTGGCCCGTCCTTGCAACTCCGCCCCGTGCAAGACTGGCTTGGTCGGTCCTGGCAACACACGAGGGGCACTTAGCTACTTGTTCGAGTCACGACACGGCGCGCCAGTCACTGTGAtgtagggaaggggagaagatgtgataagaggtggagaagattgaggaagaggactaagaaagaggaacaggaggaggaggagttggaaaggggataaggaaaggaatattGTTGTAAATGAAGCAATGTATAGgatgaaatgagaagagaagttaATGGCCTTTTGtcagtgtgcgtgcgtgtgtgtgtgtgtgtgtgtgtgtgtgtgtgtgtgtgtgtgtgtgtgtgtgtgtgtgtgtgtgtgtgtgtgtgtgtgtgtgtgtgtgtgtgtgtgtgtgtgtgtgtgtgtgtatcctgtACCACCTGCCAAACATGAGCGGTGCaagtttcaacacacacacacacacacacacacacacgtcattaaAGACCCGTTTGGAAAGACAAAATGAAGGCGACACCGTGACACAAgattacattttttccctcgCATCCAGCAGAGAGCggcccaccttttttttttctttgcctgcgctctttattctctccttttcagagcgagtttgtctttttcttcataatcgAATTTTAAAAGTCGATTAGGTTTCGTAACTGAGAgacatttttctctattttttttcagtcatttcCAACGTACACTTTTCCCACtgacgagacagagagagagagagagagagagagagagagagagagagagagagagagagagagagagagagagagagagagagagagaaagagagaaaattgttcctttctctcctgttcttcctccttgcgTTCACTTATTTGTCTCTCATGAATCCTCCCCCACAggcattgttttcttattcctcctcctcctcctcctccttttcctcttcctcgttctccttctttctcataattccaaCTTTTGTTCCCTTTTACTTTTACCGGCATTTTCTCATCTCCGTTCTATTTCTTACACTTTCCGATCCACTTTCtcattcttatcctcctcctcttgcaatTCTTTCTGatctaccttctcctccttctcaccccATTCCTTCTCATATTggcattttctcttctttgccaTAATTCTTACGCATTCTGATCCTCTTTCTCAATTCCTATTCCtcccttttacttttcatttctcatctactttttttctcctgtttgtcattctccttcatgttcttctctttcctttttactattttcttccttattcagaTTCtcaatttacttttctttctgatctatattcttctcctctttctttatttttctttgtctttgtcaccccctccttttatttgttctcttctccttaatcttttttttttttgttatatacatTCTCACCTTACTCGTGatctaccttctcctcctgttttttcttagtctttgtcaccccctttttcctcctcgttctcttttcattcctccttttttttatattttctttctagtCCATACTTCTTATCTACCTCCTCGATTTTCCTTGCCCTtgtcacctcctttccttctcgttttcttcgtaTCCCTTCTATTCCACAACGTGCCCTCGACTTGGACTATTCAGCCTGCCTAAGTACGCCTTAACTTCCTACTTTACAGCCGCGACGCTTCGTTCGGTCACACGAGGGTCCCCGCTAGTCATAGGACCCTCTCGCTCCTTCCCGGCCCTTTCTACCCACCCACATTTCACGCGTGCTTTCTCCAGCCGTGCTCCACTCTGTCTCTCGGTTGGTTGCTCGTTCGGTGGGGTCGGAGGGTCTCGTTTTTtctcctctcgtctcgtctTTCTCAACCTTTCAGTCAGATACTACCTTTTCTACACAAAATTCTACGTATCTTCTTTCTACTTGTACTGCGTCCTTCGCCTTCTTTCTTGCCCTTAGCAGTACTTTAACTCCAGTACTCAAACTCCTCTACCCTGTTCCTGTCCTCTTCCCTTCAACACTCACCCTCCCGACCCACGCCCACATCTGCGAGTCAGCGGCTACAGCACAAAC from the Scylla paramamosain isolate STU-SP2022 chromosome 5, ASM3559412v1, whole genome shotgun sequence genome contains:
- the LOC135100886 gene encoding LOW QUALITY PROTEIN: leucine-rich repeat-containing protein 4C-like (The sequence of the model RefSeq protein was modified relative to this genomic sequence to represent the inferred CDS: deleted 1 base in 1 codon) translates to MASRWGKVGVVVLLTAALVMVESSGHCPPQCVCRWKNGKETVECRDQQLISVPSVVDTDTQVLDLTGNNLQTLPKYVFKRAGLINLQKIYLANCNIGNIDNTAFAQLTNLVELDLSDNLLTEVPAQAFSHVPALRDLQLGGNRLQKIRSNSFDHTPSLVRLDLSFSRIKSVSPRAFDNLSLLEKIELQGNQLTELPVAAVRTLERVHELDVHENNWICDCRALPLWRLLEVNRVPHPVSPSCGSPERIKERAFHNLKEEDFACPPHIRPNDRIVQGFAGENATIACPVDGQPPPQVKWFKGEAPVVNGSVIGLGPQRFYVITEGNSKVVSRLVITGAQETDSGPLRCVAINSAGSATANFTLAVTMRAATQAKLGSGHIAGISVGLVVLALIALVVGFLILARSRTHSSPTPVKDSPTTPSSAEPSPSEPNPVQKPPRLTDVNGSPATYKSSALGNPDVINEAERAVRAVNGHLPNGSVVQQVSEGGDYTRVEGDSLYPSGLWPEEAGPPEGADNPAPSRVIHEHFNPGYMPNDPAYDTYGPLHSTPYRPGYGSHGEVDPQIYGYPADYGLPIPEAGHDPRAEEWDMNDLRGPQEGIESQADTYNSRQQLYESQQEMYNSGQNPKDSGQDLYGVTTGRPPVYGYRQEMFGSRENVAEGAESPQSPIQPLGERPWVPGSQAPPHARGGVPVLPPLPNGVASRIKARDSPDEGYQEGTEV